Proteins encoded by one window of Elaeis guineensis isolate ETL-2024a chromosome 12, EG11, whole genome shotgun sequence:
- the LOC105032545 gene encoding NDR1/HIN1-like protein 12, translated as MTRPMLPSSPRRTSLWGWAAATVCAILAISVIITGIVVFAIYMIYKPKMPYIKVADAHLNALGYDQSGLLNIEMALTILAENDNFKAHASFSDASFNLRFHGIKIAVLQAAPFDVPKNSSFPIYYLVSSSSIPLDQGGMEAMDMALKQGIVPFRFDGQMRTRWKVGIFVSVRFWTHLTCELRFFWPSGTAMNPLSCTSKSH; from the coding sequence ATGACAAGGCCAATGCTCCCCAGCTCACCGCGGCGCACCAGTTTGTGGGGCTGGGCAGCTGCAACCGTGTGTGCCATCCTGGCCATCTCGGTGATCATCACAGGCATCGTCGTCTTTGCGATCTACATGATCTACAAGCCTAAGATGCCCTACATCAAGGTGGCCGATGCGCACCTCAACGCTCTGGGCTACGACCAGTCCGGGCTGCTCAACATCGAGATGGCCCTCACCATCCTGGCAGAGAACGACAACTTCAAGGCCCATGCGAGCTTCTCCGATGCCAGCTTCAACCTCAGGTTCCATGGGATAAAGATTGCGGTGCTGCAGGCTGCCCCATTCGACGTGCCCAAGAACAGCTCGTTCCCGATCTACTACCTTGTGTCATCCTCATCAATCCCTCTGGACCAAGGGGGGATGGAGGCGATGGACATGGCCTTGAAGCAGGGCATCGTGCCATTCCGCTTCGATGGGCAGATGCGGACCCGTTGGAAGGTGGGAATTTTTGTGTCGGTGAGGTTCTGGACCCATCTCACGTGCGAGCTCCGATTCTTCTGGCCGAGCGGAACCGCCATGAACCCGTTGAGTTGCACCTCTAAATCCCACTGA
- the LOC105032546 gene encoding uncharacterized protein has product MDPQAFVRLSIGSLGLRIPVEASKALRGVTHSSSQCLCEIRLRGFPVQTASVPLISTPEASPDPHGNDTVFYLEKSDVKALMAPGCFQPPQAYLEIVVFMGRQGSHCGVTGRKQQIGTFRVVVGPEWGEGKSALLHNGWIGIGKNKQDAGKPGPELHLRVKLDPDPRYVFQFQDETALSPQIVQLQGTIKQPIFSCKFSRDRRASQLDTVGNYWLSSNREDQDADRRERKGWKIMIHDLSGSAVAAAFMATPFVPSMGCDRVARSNPGAWLILRPDAAGSSGWYPWGRLEAWRETGSRDFVCLRLHLLPDGQEAGVLVSEVLISSEKGGEFYIDMDRQTPVGTPVPSSQGGTGDYFTTSLAGSLAGGFVMNCRVQGEGKISKPSVQLAMRHVTCVEDAAIFMALAAAADLSIKACRPFRRNARKGFRHSFLT; this is encoded by the exons ATGGATCCCCAAGCATTTGTCAGACTGTCAATTGGGTCTCTGGGACTGAGAATCCCAGTGGAAGCTTCAAAGGCTCTGCGAGGGGTAACCCATTCATCTTCTCAATGCTTGTGTGAGATCCGACTCCGAGGCTTCCCTGTTCAGACAGCATCAGTCCCTTTAATATCCACCCCTGAAGCCAGTCCTGATCCGCACGGCAATGATACAGTTTTTTATCTTGAAAAGTCTGATGTCAAGGCATTGATGGCCCCAGGATGTTTCCAACCACCTCAAGCATACCTTGAAATCGTGGTCTTCATGGGGAGGCAAGGGTCCCATTGTGGTGTCACTGGCAGGAAGCAGCAGATCGGGACATTCAGGGTGGTGGTAGGGCCTGAGTGGGGTGAAGGGAAGTCTGCATTGCTTCACAATGGATGGATTGGGATTGGGAAGAACAAACAAGATGCAGGCAAACCAGGACCTGAGCTGCATTTAAGGGTGAAGCTGGATCCAGATCCAAGATATGTTTTCCAGTTCCAAGATGAGACCGCATTGAGTCCACAAATAGTGCAGCTTCAGGGAACTATTAAGCAGCCTATATTCAGTTGCAAGTTTAGCAGAGACAGGCG GGCATCTCAGCTTGACACAGTGGGCAACTACTGGTTGAGTTCCAATCGTGAAGATCAAGATGCTGACAGGAGGGAGAGGAAAGGCTGGAAAATAATGATTCATGACCTCTCTGGCTCAGCTGTTGCTGCTGCTTTCATGGCAACCCCATTTGTTCCCTCAATGGGCTGTGACCGAGTTGCCCGCTCCAACCCTGGTGCTTGGCTCATCCTGCGTCCTGACGCTGCAGGCTCCTCTGGCTGGTATCCATGGGGCCGGCTTGAGGCATGGCGAGAAACTGGGTCCCGTGACTTTGTTTGCCTCCGCCTTCACCTGCTTCCTGATGGCCAGGAAGCTGGTGTCCTTGTTTCAGAAGTACTGATTAGTAGCGAAAAGGGAGGGGAGTTTTATATAGATATGGACAGGCAGACGCCAGTAGGGACTCCAGTGCCAAGCTCACAAGGCGGTACAGGGGACTACTTCACAACATCCCTTGCAGGATCCCTGGCCGGTGGATTTGTGATGAACTGCAGGGTGCAGGGTGAAGGGAAGATCAGCAAGCCATCAGTGCAGCTTGCCATGCGACATGTGACATGTGTGGAGGATGCTGCTATCTTCATGGCTCTTGCAGCTGCAGCGGACCTGAGCATCAAGGCTTGCAGGCCATTCAGGAGGAATGCCAGGAAAGGGTTTCGTCATTCTTTCCTAACATAA